The following proteins come from a genomic window of Canis aureus isolate CA01 chromosome 3, VMU_Caureus_v.1.0, whole genome shotgun sequence:
- the GPR153 gene encoding putative G-protein coupled receptor 153: MSDERRLPGSAVGWLACGGLSLLANAWGILSVGAKQKKWKPLEFLLCTLAATHMLNVSVPIATYAVVQLRRQRPDYEWNEGLCKVFVSTFYTLTLATCFSVTSLSYHRMWMVRWPVNYRLSNAKKQAVHTVMGIWMVSFILSALPAVGWHDTSERFYTHGCRFIVAEIGLGFGVCFLLLVGGSVAMGVVCTAIALFQTLAVQVGPRAGHRAFTVPTIVVEDAQGKRRSSIDGSEPAKTSLQITGLVATIVIIYDCLMGFPVLVVSFSSLRADASAPWMALCMLWCSVAQALLLPIFLWACDRYRADLKAVWEKCMALMANDEDSDNDTSLESGIPPDLVLEHSLDYSYGGDFVVLDRMAKYELSALEGDLPQFYPLRPLQEDKKQYLQVPPTRRLSHDDAEVWAAVPPPAFLPRWGSGEDLAALVLPAAPDQRRASLAAFAEAAPPFRPRRRSAESLLSLRPPGPGGSPRRARASPPGGPRLRPGPGARSASASLLPDALALTALEGEPRAPRRPPAPPGPFPDSRRPPEDAVAPGGGARRGPGLRPAVHAHAGPPRSGLSAPWGEPGGSTSSFLSSPSESSGYATLHSDSLGSAS; encoded by the exons ATGAGTGATGAGCGGCGGCTGCCTGGCAGTGCGGTGGGCTGGTTGGCATGTGGAGGCCTCTCTCTGCTGGCCAATGCCTGGGGCATCCTGAGCGTGGGTGCCAAGCAAAAGAAGTGGAAGCCACTGGAGTTTCTGCTGTGTACGCTTGCGGCCACCCACATGCTCAACGTCTCGGTGCCCATTGCCACCTATGCTGTGGTGCAGCTACGGCGGCAGCGTCCCGACTACGAGTGGAATGAAGGCCTCTGCAAGGTCTTTGTCTCCACCTTCTACACCCTCACCCTGGCCACCTGCTTCTCCGTCACCTCCCTCTCCTACCACCGCATGTGGATGGTCCGATGGCCCGTCAACTACCG GCTGAGCAACGCCAAGAAGCAGGCAGTGCATACGGTCATGGGCATCTGGATGGTGTCCTTCATCCTGTCTGCCCTGCCTGCCGTCGGCTGGCACGACACGAGTGAGCGCTTCTACACTCACGGCTGCCGCTTCATCGTGGCTGAGATCGGCCTGGGCTTCGGCGTCTGCTTCCTGCTGCTGGTGGGTGGCAGTGTGGCCATGGGTGTGGTCTGCACAGCCATCGCCCTCTTCCAGACACTGGCTGTGCAGGTGGGGCCGCGGGCCGGCCACCGAGCCTTCACCGTGCCCACCATCGTGGTGGAGGATGCGCAGGGCAAGCGTCGCTCCTCTATCGACGGCTCTGAGCCTGCCAAAACCTCGCTGCAGATCACGGGCCTGGTGGCCACCATCGTCATCATCTATGACTGCCTCATGGGCTTCCCCGTGCTG GTGGTGAGCTTCAGCAGCCTTCGGGCGGATGCCTCGGCACCCTGGATGGCGCTGTGTATGCTGTGGTGCTCAGTAGCCCAGGCTCTCCTGCTGCCCATATTCCTCTGGGCCTGCGACCGCTACCGCGCGGACCTCAAAGCCGTCTGGGAGAAGTGCATGGCCCTCATGGCTAACGATGAGGACTCAGACAATG ATACCAGCCTGGAGAGTGGCATCCCCCCGGACCTGGTGCTGGAGCACTCCCTTGACTACAGCTACGGAGGGGACTTTGTGGTCCTGGACAGGATGGCAAAGTATGAGCTTTCTGCCCTGGAGGGGGACCTGCCCCAGTTCTACCCGCTGCGGCCCCTGCAGGAGGACAAGAAGCAGTACCTGCAG GTCCCGCCCACGCGACGCCTGTCCCACGACGACGCGGAGGTGTGGGCCGCCGTGCCGCCGCCCGCCTTCCTGCCGCGCTGGGGCTCAGGCGAGGACCTGGCCGCGCTGGTGCTGCCCGCCGCGCCCGACCAACGCCGCGCCAGCCTGGCAGCCTTCGCGGAGGCCGCGCCCCCGTTCCGCCCGCGCCGCCGCTCGGCCGAGAGCCTGCTGTCGCTGCGCCCCCCGGGCCCCGGCGGCagcccgcgccgcgcccgcgccTCGCCCCCCGGCGGCCCGCGCCTCCGCCCCGGGCCCGGCGCCCGCTCCGCCTCCGCCTCGCTGCTGCCCGACGCCCTCGCGCTGACCGCCTTGGAGGGCGAGCCGcgggccccgcgccgcccgcccgccccgccggggCCCTTCCCCGACAGCCGGCGGCCGCCCGAGGACGCGGTGGCCCCTGGCGGAGGcgcgcggcggggcccggggctgcgCCCGGCTGTGCACGCGCACGCGGGGCCCCCGAGGAGCGGCCTGAGCGCGCCGTGGGGCGAGCCCGGCGGCAGCACCAGCAGCTTCCTGAGCTCGCCCTCCGAGTCCTCGGGCTACGCCACACTGCACTCGGACTCGCTAGGCTCCGCGTCCTAG